CAGGACCGCAAGCCTGATGCCATAGTTGTGGCAGCCGGAAGGGAAGGAACCCTACCGACAGTAGTCTCCGGCCTTGTGGATGTACCCGTTATTGGTGTTCCGGTATCAACCGGCTATGGAGCAGGGGCAAAAGGCGAGGCTGCCCTGCTCTCGATGCTGCAGTCATGCTCTGTCCTCTCGGTGGTTAACATTGATGCAGGCTTCGTGGCAGGCTCTTTTGCCGCAAGGATAGCAAACACAGTGGCAAAGGCCAGGAGCAGGGAATAGTCCTGAAGTCCGTCCTGCAGAAGTAAAGCCGGATGGACGCCATTAAATGAAAGGATGTGAAAGCATGAGATCACTTATATTCGACCCTTTTTCAGGAGCAGCAGGGGATATGATACTTGCAAGCCTTATCGGGCTTGGTGCGGACAGGGAAAAGGTAAGGGAAGTAATAGAATCCGCAGTCGACGTTACGGTATCCGTGGGTAGTGCCGATAAGCGTGGTATAAGGGCGGTTGACGTAAAGATACATGCCCCCCGGGAGACTCACCACCGGCATTACCACGACCTGGTGGATGTAATTAAAAGTGCAGGGCTTCCTCCCGCAGTGGAGCAGAGTGCCCTTGGGGTGTTTGCCATAATGGCCGAAGCTGAGTCAGGTGTGCACGGTGTGCCTCTTGAGGAGCTGCACTTCCATGAAGTGGGTCAGAATGACGCCCTTGCGGATGTGATAGGTTCTTGTTATGCCATCCATGAGATTGCCGCAGATGCAGTGCTGTGCACGCCAGCAAATGTTGGCGGGGGAAAAGTGAAGGCTGCACACGGAATGATGTCAGTTCCCGCACCTGCAACCCTGGAGATCCTGAAACAGGGGGGATTGCTGTTCTATGGTTCCGGCAGCCGGGAACTGCTGACACCTACCGGTGCGGCCTTGCTTGCCTATTTCGCAAAGCCCGTGGAGAATATTCCAAGGGGACAGGTCATATCCGTAGGTTACGGTGCAGGAGATGCCGATACCGAGGACCCGAATGTGCTGCGTGCGATACTGATGGATATGCATGACACACTGTCCCGGGACACTATAGAAGTCCTGGAAACCAATGTGGATGATGTCACCGGTGAAGTTCTCGGGAACCTGTTCGACCGCCTGCTCTCGGCCGGTGCAAGGGATGTCACCATCACTGCCGCGATAATGAAGAAGGGCAGGAGCGGCCATATCATTAAAGTCATAACGAAGCCTCAGGACAGCGATAATGTTGCAAGGGTGCTGATGAAGGAAACCGGAACCCTCGGGGTGCGCGTGATCCCCACAAAACACCGCTACATTGCAGACCGCCGCATGGAAAAGGTCCCCGTCGTCCTGCGGGGTGAGGAGTTCGACGTTCCTGTCAAGATAGCCCAGGACCGGACAGGGGAGATACTGCACATGTCCGCGGAGTACGAGGACTGTCGCAGGATCGCCGAAAAAGTGAAGCTGCCGCTCAAGGAGGTCATGAGGAGGGTCGAGGAGGAAGCCTGGGAAAGATTTGCCTAGCATCGCTTCCTTTCTTTCCTTCCTTTCTGTTCGCAAGACACGTAAGGCAAATTCCTTACAACTTCACCAAAAGCAATCTAAACCATACAGCCAATTACACAGCAGATGATAGACGATGTCATAAAACAGTTCAAAGAACTGGACAACAAGGACCTGCGCATACTGCAGGGCATTGAGATGGGCATGAAACACTATGAATGGGTGCCTGTGGAAGAGCTTATGAAGTTCACCAGGCTGCCGTTCGCCGCGCTGGAACACAAGCTCAGGCAGCTCATGCGCAAGAAGATGGTCGTGGCAACCAACACTCCCTACGAGGGATACCAGATATACTTCGATGCATACGACGCCCTTGCTCTCAACACATTTGTCAAGAGAGGCACCGTGAGCGCCATAGGGGATGAGATCGGCGTCGGTAAGGAGTCCGTCGTTATCGAGGCTGTACGGGAGGCCGAGCTTGGGATCGGTGAGCCCCAGGGAGTCATCATCAAGTTCCACAGGGAGGGCAGGACCAGCTTCAAGAGCGTAAAGAGGGTACGTTCCCACCTGGATGACAAGGAACACTTCTCATGGATATATGCCGCCAGGCTTGCTGCCAAAAGAGAGGCAGACATAATGAAGCAGCTTTATCCGGATGTCGCTGTGCCTAAGCTGATAGACAACAACCGGCATGCACTTGTCATGGAAGTTGCACCCGGCTCCCTTCTCTACCGGACGAAACTGGAAGATCCGGAATGGTTCATGAACACGATAATCGATCAGCTGAAGGCCACTTACGGAAAAGGCATCATACACTCTGATATCAGCGAGTACAATATCTTCGTATATGACGGTGGAGTGCAGATAATCGACTGGCCCCAGTATGTGGATACAGGCCACCCCCAGGCCGATGAGCTGCTTGCCAGGGATGTGCTCAATGTGCTCAAATACTTCAAGCGTAAATACAATATCAGCAGGGATCAGGATGAAGTGATGGCCTATATAAAGCAAGTCCAAGAGTCATAACTATATGCTATCGCCAACATAAGTTACATTGTATGCAGAACGGGGTTATTTACGGTATTGATATCGCCAAAGGTTCCTCCAGGGCTCAGGACGTGCCACGGTATGCGGTTGCAGTCCTCCGGGAAGGCGAGATCACACCATATACCATGCTGCGCAGGCATAAGATCCTGGGAATGGTGCAGAGGGATCGGCCTGATTATATTGCTGTTGACAATATATATGAGCTGGCCGCTGACAAGAACGACCTGATGCAGTTCCTTGGCAGGCTGCCTGAGAACACCAAGCTGGTCCAGGTTACAGGTGGTATCCATCAGAAGCCCCTGCTGCGCCTTGCCCAGGAACACGGAATCTCCTTCAACCAGTTCAATCCGGTCGAGGAGGCAGAAGTTTGTGCAACCCTGGCAAGCCTGGGCGTGGGCTGCGAGGTATCCCTTTTTGAGGATGTCACAAAGATAAAGATAAGCAGGGCACGCTCTCTTGGAAGGGGTGGCTGGAGCCAGAACCGCTATCGCAGGAAAGTGCATGGCGGGGTGAAGGAGAAGAGCAGGGAGATAGAGAACGTATTGCGGAGATTCTCCAGGGAGACCGGCTTCACTTACAGCGCAAAGGCTACAGAGGGCTTTGGTGGCTATGTGAGGGTGGAGTACACGGTAAATGCAAGAAGGGACAAGGTGCCTGTAAAACCTTCCAATACCGCCGATGTTCAGGTGACCGTCAAAAGCGTGGAAAGGGACAAGATAAAGTACCTGCCTCTGAAGAAGAAGGACAGGAAATACACTATAGTAGGGATAGATCCCGGAACAACGGTTGGCATAGCCATACTTTCCCTTGAGGGGGAATTACTGCTCTCGCGCAGTATCCGCGGGATATCACATGATGAGGTCGTCAAGCTGATCGCCGAATACGGTAAACCGGCGGTGGTTGCCACTGATGTCTTTCCCACCCCCGCGGCCGTTGAGAAGATACGCCGCAGTTTCAATGCAGTCCTGGGTACGCCCGGCGGGGAGATGAGGGCAGAGGAGAAGATAGCGCTGGCCAGGACATTCGGCTATTCCAATGACCATGAAAGGGATTCCCTTGCAGCGGCGCTCACAACATACAAGAATTACAAGAATGTCTTCTCCAGGATCGAGAAAAGGACTCCTAAGTACCTTGATATCGACAGGGTGAAGTTCCATGTGATACATGGCGCTTCCATCGAGGAAGCCATTGAAAAGGTGCTGCCCTCGCCTAAGATGCAGAAGGATGTCAGGCCGGCACCTGAAAAGACCGAAGCGCCTGATGTTGACGAGCAGGTGAGCAGGCTGAGGGAGGAACTGAGCCAGAAGAATGCCCAGGTAAAGCAGCTTAAAGAATATGTGGCCGAGCTCAAATACGAATCCGGCCAGAAGGAGATCGAGATCGAGGCACTGGAGCATCGCATCAGCAAGATGAGAACTTCCGAGTCCCTTAAGGTGCGCAGGGACAAGGAGATACAGATAAGGGACCGCGAGATCGAGCGCCTTAAAAAAGAGCTGGCCGGCGCCCGCAAATCCCTGAAGAACCAGCGCTTGCATACAAAGCGCCTGAAGCAGATGCATAAGAAAGAGATGAAAGGCGAGGGCCTGCCGGTAAAGATCATCACGTCCTTCGCAAAGGAGGCCATACAGCATACAAAGGACACCTACGGCCTTAAAAAAGGCGACCTGGTATATCTTGAGAATCCCAGCGGCGGAGGCCCCGTTACCGCTTCCCTGCTTGCAGATTCAGGGGTCCGTGCAGTTATAACCTCAGAAGAGATACCGCACGCTGCCCTGGAATATTTCTACGACTCCAA
This DNA window, taken from Methanolobus chelungpuianus, encodes the following:
- a CDS encoding serine/threonine-protein kinase RIO2, with protein sequence MIDDVIKQFKELDNKDLRILQGIEMGMKHYEWVPVEELMKFTRLPFAALEHKLRQLMRKKMVVATNTPYEGYQIYFDAYDALALNTFVKRGTVSAIGDEIGVGKESVVIEAVREAELGIGEPQGVIIKFHREGRTSFKSVKRVRSHLDDKEHFSWIYAARLAAKREADIMKQLYPDVAVPKLIDNNRHALVMEVAPGSLLYRTKLEDPEWFMNTIIDQLKATYGKGIIHSDISEYNIFVYDGGVQIIDWPQYVDTGHPQADELLARDVLNVLKYFKRKYNISRDQDEVMAYIKQVQES
- the larC gene encoding nickel pincer cofactor biosynthesis protein LarC — its product is MRSLIFDPFSGAAGDMILASLIGLGADREKVREVIESAVDVTVSVGSADKRGIRAVDVKIHAPRETHHRHYHDLVDVIKSAGLPPAVEQSALGVFAIMAEAESGVHGVPLEELHFHEVGQNDALADVIGSCYAIHEIAADAVLCTPANVGGGKVKAAHGMMSVPAPATLEILKQGGLLFYGSGSRELLTPTGAALLAYFAKPVENIPRGQVISVGYGAGDADTEDPNVLRAILMDMHDTLSRDTIEVLETNVDDVTGEVLGNLFDRLLSAGARDVTITAAIMKKGRSGHIIKVITKPQDSDNVARVLMKETGTLGVRVIPTKHRYIADRRMEKVPVVLRGEEFDVPVKIAQDRTGEILHMSAEYEDCRRIAEKVKLPLKEVMRRVEEEAWERFA
- a CDS encoding DUF460 domain-containing protein; translated protein: MQNGVIYGIDIAKGSSRAQDVPRYAVAVLREGEITPYTMLRRHKILGMVQRDRPDYIAVDNIYELAADKNDLMQFLGRLPENTKLVQVTGGIHQKPLLRLAQEHGISFNQFNPVEEAEVCATLASLGVGCEVSLFEDVTKIKISRARSLGRGGWSQNRYRRKVHGGVKEKSREIENVLRRFSRETGFTYSAKATEGFGGYVRVEYTVNARRDKVPVKPSNTADVQVTVKSVERDKIKYLPLKKKDRKYTIVGIDPGTTVGIAILSLEGELLLSRSIRGISHDEVVKLIAEYGKPAVVATDVFPTPAAVEKIRRSFNAVLGTPGGEMRAEEKIALARTFGYSNDHERDSLAAALTTYKNYKNVFSRIEKRTPKYLDIDRVKFHVIHGASIEEAIEKVLPSPKMQKDVRPAPEKTEAPDVDEQVSRLREELSQKNAQVKQLKEYVAELKYESGQKEIEIEALEHRISKMRTSESLKVRRDKEIQIRDREIERLKKELAGARKSLKNQRLHTKRLKQMHKKEMKGEGLPVKIITSFAKEAIQHTKDTYGLKKGDLVYLENPSGGGPVTASLLADSGVRAVITSEEIPHAALEYFYDSNLPVIRGLEVQRVDDFAMVDPAMLDEAIREWDEKIRAHVREKEHQQFKSILDEYRSERRRGLA